The proteins below are encoded in one region of Belonocnema kinseyi isolate 2016_QV_RU_SX_M_011 chromosome 1, B_treatae_v1, whole genome shotgun sequence:
- the LOC117171954 gene encoding translocon-associated protein subunit alpha — protein MKNLLIFLLLAFPVVIFTANGGSGFAYAQDEETADEMVDVEGEDGAVTTEEEPEEETVTASKDVDTTILFIEPIHNLLNTLELPGGVPVEFLIGFTNKGENDFIVETVETSFRYPMDFNFYIQNFSTVAYNKIVKPDHEATLAYSFVPSETFAGRPFGLNVNLNYRDISGNAFSEAVYNETVQIIELDEGLDGETVFLYVFLAACVVLTLVGGQQLLSSFGRKSRSTSSRKAPVEMGTSNPNNIDYSWVPEETLRLFDKSKKSPKQSPRQRTAKRTAGSDD, from the exons atgaagAACCTTCTCATTTTCCTGTTACTCGCCTTTCCGGTCGTTATTTTCACTGCAAATGGAG gatCGGGATTTGCTTACGCTCAAGATGAAGAAACAGCCGATGAGATGGTGGACGTTGAAGGAGAGGATGGTGCAGTGACAACTGAAGAGGAGCCGGAAGAAGAGACAGTGACAGCATCGAAGGACGTGGACACGACAATTTTATTCATAGAACCGATCCACAACTTGCTCAATActcttg aattgcCAGGAGGTGTCCCTGTCGAATTTCTGATTGGTTTCACGAACAAAGGCGAGAACGATTTCATCGTCGAAACCGTAGAGACCTCTTTCCGCTATCCCAtggatttcaatttttacattcaaaatttctcaaCGGTCGCCTACAACAAAATCGTGAAACCCGATCACGAAGCGACTCTCGCTTACTCGTTCGTGCCATCCGAGACTTTTGCCGGAAGGCCTTTCGGCCTGAATGTCAACTTGAATTACCGAGATATT AGTGGCAACGCTTTTAGCGAGGCTGTTTACAACGAGACGGTGCAGATTATCGAATTGGACGAGGGCCTCGATGGTGAGACAGTATTCCTTTATGTCTTCCTTGCCGCTTGTGTCGTTCTTACGCTAGTTGGAGGCCAGCAATTGCTCTCGTCCTTTGGTCGAAAATCGCGATCCACCTCCTCGCGCAAGGCTCCAGTTGAGATGGGAACTTCGAATCCCAACAATATCGACTACAGCTGGGTGCCGGAGGAAACCCTCAGACTAT